GACGGATGCGGATCCTTGTCGTGGAAGACGATCCCCGGGTCGGCGAGATCCTCACCGACGCCCTGGCCCTGGAGGGGTACACGGCGGTGGTCGCCGGGAGCGGCCAGGAGGGCGTGGATCGGAGCGTCGACCCGGAGGTGGGTCTGGCGATCCTGGACGTGATGCTCCCCGACATCGACGGCTTCGACGTGCTCCGACGGCTGCGGGCGCGGCGGCCGGACCTGCCGGTGCTCATGCTCACGGCGCGGGACGACCTCCCCTCCAAAGTCGCGGGCCTGGAGGCGGGCGCCGACGACTATCTCACCAAGCCCTTCGCCCTGGAGGAACTGCTGGCCCGGGTCCGCGCCCTCCTGCGGCGCCAGGGACGACTGCGGGCGGGGCGGCTGACCCTCGACCTGACGACCCGGTCGGTGCGGGTGGGCGACCGCACCCTGGATCTCACCGGACGGGAATGCGCCCTGCTGGAGTTCTTCCTGCGCCGGCCCGACCAGACCCTGTCCCGCCGGGATCTGTTGCGGGGCGTGTGGCAGATGGACTTCGATCCCGGCAGCACCGTGGTGGAGACCACCCTGGCTCGCCTGCGGCGCAAGCTGGCGGCCGCCGGAGCGGCGGTGACCATCGAGACCGTGCGGGGGGCCGGCTACCGCCTGGCGGTGCGGGAGTAGGTCCCCGTGCGCGCATCCATC
This sequence is a window from Armatimonadota bacterium. Protein-coding genes within it:
- a CDS encoding response regulator transcription factor, giving the protein MRILVVEDDPRVGEILTDALALEGYTAVVAGSGQEGVDRSVDPEVGLAILDVMLPDIDGFDVLRRLRARRPDLPVLMLTARDDLPSKVAGLEAGADDYLTKPFALEELLARVRALLRRQGRLRAGRLTLDLTTRSVRVGDRTLDLTGRECALLEFFLRRPDQTLSRRDLLRGVWQMDFDPGSTVVETTLARLRRKLAAAGAAVTIETVRGAGYRLAVRE